The following are encoded in a window of Salinibacter grassmerensis genomic DNA:
- a CDS encoding fasciclin domain-containing protein, translating into MRPALKRMWHRDARSAPVVVVVALSLGLVACGPDADNGSPPSPPASSRSPVADSTTIPRMLATDDRFSVLRAALDSTRLDSVLATVGPFTLFAPPNDAFAAGLTGPTENFLAEDQEQLRALLGRHIVEGRIAVDGRSGPRSLVTASGDTLSLRPVSSGVLVDGTPILDGNIEAGNGLLHVVDAVLRAPASDAP; encoded by the coding sequence ATGCGCCCTGCACTGAAGCGGATGTGGCATCGGGACGCGCGGTCGGCCCCAGTCGTCGTGGTCGTCGCGCTTTCTCTGGGACTCGTAGCGTGTGGCCCGGACGCCGACAATGGCTCGCCCCCCTCGCCCCCTGCTTCCTCCCGTTCCCCCGTGGCCGACAGCACGACCATCCCACGGATGCTGGCGACCGACGATCGGTTTTCGGTCCTGCGCGCGGCGCTCGACTCCACCCGCCTCGATTCTGTGTTGGCCACCGTCGGTCCCTTCACCCTCTTCGCCCCGCCGAACGACGCCTTCGCGGCAGGCCTCACCGGGCCGACTGAGAATTTCCTGGCGGAAGATCAAGAGCAGCTCCGCGCCCTCCTTGGCCGCCACATCGTGGAGGGCCGCATTGCGGTGGACGGACGCTCGGGGCCTCGTTCACTGGTCACAGCGAGCGGCGACACGCTTTCGCTTCGCCCCGTCTCCAGCGGCGTCCTGGTGGACGGGACTCCTATTCTCGACGGCAATATCGAGGCGGGAAATGGGCTTCTCCACGTCGTCGACGCGGTGCTTCGGGCTCCTGCGTCCGACGCGCCCTAA
- a CDS encoding alpha/beta hydrolase family protein, which translates to MRGVRLLVVGLVLGGLALIGRPAQAQYAQDSLAFDLEHVFDLEYASDPQISPSGDRVVYARTFMDRMDDRRASRLWVVNADGSGHRPITAPETNASQPRWSPSGDRVAYVASTEGDGAEVFVRWMDTGQTARITQLDESPGGLSWSPEGDRLAFSMFVPATPEPFARMPSPPEGADWAERPDYIDQTYYRSDGGGYTERGHTQLFTVSASGGTPRQITTGPYDHGGTPTWTPDGETLVISANRHEDRRLDPLNTEVYAVDVTSGAVTALTTRQGPDGDVALSPDGSTIAYTGFDDREQGYQVTKLYVMDRDGTNARLLTEGFDRDVQNPTFTANGERIVFQYVDEGSTKIGSVALDGGRRAVAANVGGTSIGRPYTSGSFSLASNGRVAFTHATPQRPADVAVAQAGRETRVLTSLNDDLFDQLPLGSVEQITYESSHDGRTIEGWIVTPPGFDASEEHPLILEIHGGPFASYGPYFSAEVQLYAAAGYVVLYTNPRGSTSYGQDFGNAIHHDYPGHDYDDLMSGVDAVLERDYVDADRLYVTGGSGGGVLTSWIVGHTDRFRAAVAAKPVINWYSWALTADSYPYGVKYWFPGLPWNHEEHYMDRSPLSYVDNVTTPTMLLTGTNDYRTPMSESEQFYQALKLREVETALVRVPGASHSIAARPSHLAAKAAHVLEWFRRHGGPSLEE; encoded by the coding sequence ATGCGTGGTGTACGCCTTCTCGTCGTCGGTCTCGTCCTTGGGGGCCTCGCGCTGATTGGCCGTCCCGCACAGGCCCAGTACGCCCAGGACTCGCTCGCCTTCGACCTGGAGCACGTCTTTGACCTGGAGTACGCGTCGGACCCGCAGATTTCGCCGAGCGGCGACCGGGTGGTGTACGCCCGCACCTTCATGGACAGAATGGACGACCGCCGCGCCTCCCGGCTCTGGGTCGTGAACGCGGACGGCTCGGGCCACCGCCCGATCACCGCCCCCGAGACAAACGCGTCCCAGCCCCGGTGGTCCCCCAGCGGGGATCGGGTCGCCTACGTGGCCTCCACGGAGGGCGATGGGGCCGAGGTCTTCGTGCGGTGGATGGACACCGGCCAGACCGCCCGGATCACGCAGCTTGACGAGTCGCCGGGCGGGCTCTCCTGGAGCCCAGAGGGGGATCGGCTGGCCTTTTCCATGTTCGTGCCGGCGACGCCGGAGCCCTTCGCCCGAATGCCAAGCCCACCAGAGGGCGCCGACTGGGCCGAACGGCCCGACTACATCGACCAGACCTACTACCGCTCCGACGGCGGCGGGTACACCGAGAGGGGCCACACGCAGCTCTTCACGGTGTCGGCATCGGGCGGCACGCCGCGACAGATCACAACCGGGCCCTACGACCACGGCGGCACCCCCACCTGGACGCCCGACGGCGAGACGCTCGTGATTAGCGCCAACCGGCACGAGGACCGGCGCCTGGATCCGCTCAACACGGAGGTGTACGCCGTGGACGTGACGAGCGGCGCGGTCACGGCCCTTACCACCCGGCAGGGCCCCGACGGCGACGTCGCCCTCTCCCCGGACGGCTCCACGATCGCCTACACCGGCTTCGACGACCGCGAGCAGGGCTACCAGGTGACCAAGCTGTACGTCATGGACCGCGACGGCACCAATGCCCGCCTCTTAACCGAGGGCTTCGACCGGGACGTTCAAAACCCAACGTTCACGGCCAACGGCGAGCGCATCGTCTTTCAGTACGTGGACGAGGGGTCAACCAAAATCGGCAGCGTGGCGCTCGACGGGGGCCGGCGCGCCGTGGCGGCGAACGTGGGCGGCACCTCCATCGGCCGGCCCTACACGAGCGGCTCCTTCAGCCTCGCGTCGAACGGCCGGGTGGCCTTCACGCACGCCACGCCCCAGCGCCCCGCCGACGTGGCGGTGGCACAGGCCGGACGAGAGACACGGGTCCTCACCTCCCTGAACGACGACCTGTTCGACCAACTCCCCCTCGGCTCCGTCGAGCAGATTACGTACGAATCCTCGCACGACGGCCGCACGATCGAGGGCTGGATCGTCACGCCGCCGGGCTTCGACGCGTCGGAGGAGCATCCGCTCATCCTGGAAATTCACGGCGGCCCCTTCGCCTCGTACGGCCCCTATTTCTCCGCGGAGGTGCAGCTCTACGCCGCTGCCGGCTACGTGGTGCTCTACACCAACCCTCGGGGCTCGACCAGCTACGGGCAGGACTTCGGCAACGCCATCCACCACGACTACCCCGGGCACGACTACGACGACCTGATGTCCGGTGTGGACGCCGTGCTGGAGCGCGACTACGTCGACGCGGACCGGCTTTATGTGACCGGTGGGAGTGGGGGCGGTGTCCTGACGTCCTGGATCGTGGGGCACACCGATCGCTTCCGCGCCGCCGTGGCCGCGAAGCCGGTGATTAACTGGTACAGCTGGGCGCTGACGGCCGACTCGTACCCCTACGGCGTCAAGTACTGGTTTCCCGGCCTGCCGTGGAACCATGAGGAGCACTACATGGACCGCTCTCCCCTCTCGTACGTCGACAACGTGACGACGCCTACCATGCTTCTGACCGGCACCAACGACTACCGCACGCCCATGTCGGAGTCGGAGCAGTTCTATCAGGCGCTGAAGCTGCGCGAGGTCGAAACGGCACTCGTCCGCGTCCCGGGCGCCTCGCACAGCATCGCCGCCCGCCCGAGTCACCTGGCCGCCAAGGCCGCCCACGTGCTGGAGTGGTTCCGTCGCCACGGGGGACCTTCGCTCGAAGAGTAA
- a CDS encoding tyrosine-type recombinase/integrase, which translates to MTNVGTGRPLIRERAELRLHSCPHAAGSWLSMQGVPLRVISEILGHPNSQVTEMYSHLSPEVMDRAIKETFGHG; encoded by the coding sequence GTGACGAACGTGGGCACCGGTCGCCCCCTGATCCGTGAACGAGCGGAATTGCGTCTCCATTCGTGCCCCCACGCGGCCGGCTCGTGGCTTTCGATGCAGGGCGTGCCGCTCCGCGTGATTTCAGAGATTCTTGGGCACCCCAATTCTCAAGTCACGGAGATGTATAGCCACCTCAGCCCGGAAGTGATGGATCGGGCAATCAAAGAAACCTTTGGGCACGGATAG
- a CDS encoding helix-turn-helix domain-containing protein: MGSSQLLVGTLSITPSPLQTTRKQQISHPDEWTRPDTPVRVSNPPGLEQLLRTLVGLFAGADRHRDALIDLNVSEFVVRMLQTEARMERAQELLRDPGRTVTAVSYDLGFDSVSHFIKTFRKHVGDTLKTYQDRVADT, translated from the coding sequence GTGGGATCCTCGCAACTGCTGGTCGGGACGCTGAGCATCACGCCTAGCCCACTGCAGACGACGCGCAAACAGCAGATCTCCCATCCGGACGAGTGGACGCGGCCGGACACCCCGGTGCGCGTGAGCAACCCGCCGGGCCTCGAGCAGCTATTGCGCACGCTCGTGGGGCTCTTCGCCGGTGCGGACCGCCACCGAGATGCCCTCATCGACCTCAACGTGTCCGAGTTCGTGGTACGCATGTTGCAGACGGAGGCGCGCATGGAGCGGGCACAGGAGCTGTTGCGGGACCCAGGCCGGACGGTGACGGCGGTGTCGTACGACCTCGGGTTCGACAGCGTGAGCCACTTCATCAAGACGTTCCGGAAGCACGTGGGCGACACGCTCAAGACGTACCAGGACCGGGTGGCTGACACGTGA
- a CDS encoding PAS domain-containing sensor histidine kinase: MSTSETHGSRPPEDRAGPDSPPALSEHPGFADTVLAAMPDPIFVFGPQNTLAWSNDPLQQVTGHSAQVLRGKSLTALFGEEGAASVGQTVDAARTKCEATTTEVALHTRDGPPRPCTLTARPFSNDAGPPRCVVGVARMDPAAGAHDETIRLERDQLTALYMGLPTPVAHYEVQDGTAIAHGVNVAFEKAFGVSRSEIIDCDLDALLVPDEHLSEAEALTRQAVEKGPVEAEVVREADEGPQHFRLNSVLFSDSETPKGYAIYTDITEQKEREQTLRAEQEALRSMYRITADQESSFENKMDRIIELGCEYLDVPYGILTRITDGTQRILQATGDHPALQPGESCPLSDSYCRKTVKKESLLAIRDAAAMDWAGDPPHERTGIRTYIGSQILVDGGLYGTLCFADSAIRDAEFTGRERTFVELMTRWASYELEQRRATEQLERQNERLDNFAGLVAHDLRNPLNVAKGRLELAADTEDLSHLPAIGRALGRMDEIIEDLLAITWGGQKLSDADLGDCDLASLIASCWERVDVPEAQLVVEDPPSCVYADESRLQRLLENLFRNAIEHGGDDVTLRVGALDDGFFVEDNGPGIPSERQEDVLKAGYSSAEEGTGLGLSIVKTIVDAHGWSLGLTEGRDGGARFEIHEGETDR, encoded by the coding sequence ATGTCCACCAGTGAAACTCACGGAAGTCGTCCGCCCGAGGACCGTGCGGGTCCGGATTCTCCACCGGCTCTTTCCGAGCACCCCGGCTTCGCGGACACGGTACTCGCGGCCATGCCCGACCCGATTTTTGTGTTTGGCCCTCAGAACACGCTTGCGTGGAGCAATGACCCCCTTCAGCAGGTCACCGGGCATTCGGCCCAGGTTCTCCGCGGAAAGAGCTTGACTGCGCTGTTTGGAGAGGAGGGCGCCGCGAGCGTCGGGCAGACCGTCGACGCCGCACGGACGAAATGTGAGGCCACGACGACGGAGGTGGCACTCCACACCCGAGACGGCCCGCCCCGCCCGTGCACCCTCACCGCTCGTCCATTTTCCAATGATGCGGGCCCGCCGCGCTGTGTGGTTGGCGTCGCGCGGATGGACCCGGCCGCCGGGGCCCACGACGAAACGATCCGCCTCGAGCGCGACCAGTTGACGGCGTTGTACATGGGCCTGCCGACTCCGGTAGCGCACTACGAGGTACAGGACGGAACCGCCATCGCACACGGTGTTAACGTGGCGTTCGAGAAGGCCTTCGGCGTATCGCGCAGCGAAATCATTGACTGCGACCTCGACGCCCTTCTTGTTCCCGACGAGCACCTCTCTGAGGCCGAGGCCCTGACGCGGCAGGCCGTCGAGAAGGGGCCAGTAGAAGCCGAAGTCGTCCGTGAGGCGGACGAGGGCCCCCAGCACTTCCGGCTCAACTCGGTGCTCTTTTCCGACAGTGAGACACCGAAAGGGTACGCGATCTACACCGACATCACCGAGCAGAAGGAACGGGAGCAGACGCTCCGTGCCGAGCAGGAGGCCCTGCGGTCGATGTACCGCATCACCGCCGACCAGGAATCCTCCTTCGAGAACAAGATGGACCGGATCATCGAGCTCGGGTGCGAATACCTGGACGTCCCATACGGAATTTTGACCCGTATCACAGATGGCACGCAGCGCATCCTCCAGGCGACAGGCGACCACCCGGCGCTCCAACCGGGCGAGTCGTGTCCTCTCTCCGACTCGTACTGCCGAAAGACCGTGAAGAAGGAGAGCCTGCTCGCCATTCGGGATGCGGCCGCCATGGACTGGGCAGGTGATCCACCCCACGAGAGAACCGGGATAAGGACCTACATCGGCTCGCAAATCCTGGTCGATGGGGGCCTCTACGGCACGCTGTGCTTCGCGGACTCGGCCATCCGCGATGCCGAGTTCACGGGACGGGAGCGGACGTTCGTCGAGCTGATGACCCGCTGGGCCAGCTATGAACTTGAGCAGCGCCGCGCCACGGAGCAGCTTGAGCGCCAGAACGAACGGCTCGACAACTTCGCGGGCCTCGTGGCCCACGACCTCCGAAACCCGCTCAACGTGGCGAAGGGCCGCCTCGAGCTCGCTGCAGACACGGAGGACCTGAGCCACCTGCCGGCCATTGGCCGTGCCCTGGGCCGGATGGACGAAATCATCGAAGACCTGCTGGCGATTACCTGGGGAGGGCAAAAGCTCAGCGACGCGGACCTGGGCGACTGTGACCTCGCTTCCCTAATTGCGTCGTGCTGGGAGCGCGTCGACGTGCCGGAGGCCCAGCTCGTGGTGGAGGATCCTCCTTCCTGCGTGTACGCCGACGAGAGCCGCCTCCAGCGACTTCTGGAAAATCTGTTCCGCAACGCCATCGAGCACGGAGGCGACGACGTGACCCTCCGAGTGGGTGCGCTCGACGACGGCTTTTTCGTGGAAGACAACGGCCCGGGGATCCCCTCCGAACGGCAAGAGGATGTACTCAAGGCCGGCTACTCGTCGGCTGAGGAAGGCACGGGACTCGGCCTGAGCATCGTGAAGACCATCGTGGACGCTCACGGATGGTCTCTTGGACTGACGGAGGGGCGCGACGGCGGGGCGCGCTTCGAGATTCACGAGGGCGAGACAGACAGATAA